From the genome of Tistrella bauzanensis:
AATCAGGCGCCGGCCGCAGGCTCAAGGGCGGATCTCACTGCGATCGCGACACATTCCGAAGACCCATTCTGCAACAGGCTCCTTAGCCCGATACGCCATACGAAATCGTCGAATCTGGCCAGGGCGTTATCTGCACGGCTGAGCATGCAGCCCGACTGATTCGCCTGTATGCCGCAATTGCAGCACTTGTGCTGGCCGCAACGCCGATCAGCGCAAGATGATCCTTAAACGATTCATGGGAAATGATTTCGATATGTTTAGAGATCATTTTCTTTGCGTTTTGCGCTGGATATGATACCCATACAGATCAATGCAGCAAAAAATGACCCGTAAAGGCATCACATGAAGGCGGAAGAAGAAACACTGGGGCTGATTGGCGACCATTTTCGCCGCGCGCGTCTTACAGCGGGGTTGACCCAGGAGCAGGTGGCCGATCTTGCGGGCATTTCGCGCCCGCGCTACCGCGACATCGAGACGGGGGCGGCGGCTGCGCGCACCACGACATTGATCAACATTGCCAGGGCGCTTGGGCTGGAAATGATGCTGGTCCCGCAGGCAATGGTGCCCGCCATCGAGGCGCTTTTGCGCCCCGAGGCCGAGGATGATCATCCGGCCTTCAGCCCGCAACCGGAGAGCGACGATGACAGCCGTCCGTACCGCTGAGACCATCACCGCGCTGGACGTGTTCCTGAACAGTGCGAAGGTTGGCACGATCGTCAGGACGCCTGGTGATTTCAACGCCTTCAGCCTTGATCCGGCCTATCGCGCGACCGGCGGCATTCCGGTTCTGAGCCTGTCACTGCGCGCGGCGTCAGGGGGCTTGCGCAAGGATCCGCGACCTGTCGCAGGCAGCCTGCCGCCCTTCTTTGCCAACCTGCTGCCCGAAGACCGGCTGCGTGAGGCGATGGAAAAGCACCATGCGGGCAATGTACGGTCGGGGAATGATTTCGACCTCCTGGCCACCCTTGGTGCGGACTTGCCGGGGGCTGTG
Proteins encoded in this window:
- a CDS encoding helix-turn-helix domain-containing protein, which gives rise to MKAEEETLGLIGDHFRRARLTAGLTQEQVADLAGISRPRYRDIETGAAAARTTTLINIARALGLEMMLVPQAMVPAIEALLRPEAEDDHPAFSPQPESDDDSRPYR